A region of the Deltaproteobacteria bacterium genome:
GCCTGGGCTGCGGCCCAGAAGCCCAGGCAGGCCCTCAAGGTCGGCGTGTTCGTGCGCCAGGACGCGGCCGAAATCCGGGCCATCGCCGACGCGGCCGGCCTCGATCTCCTGCAGCTTCACGGCGGCCAGAGCGTGGACGTGTGCCGGGCACTGGGGCCGGAGCGCGTCATCAAGGCCCTGTGGCCCATGCGCTA
Encoded here:
- a CDS encoding phosphoribosylanthranilate isomerase — encoded protein: MIKICGMTRPEDVEFCDAAGADLLGFIFHAESRRNVTPAWAAAQKPRQALKVGVFVRQDAAEIRAIADAAGLDLLQLHGGQSVDVCRALGPERVIKALWPMR